A window from Ictalurus punctatus breed USDA103 unplaced genomic scaffold, Coco_2.0 Super-Scaffold_100046, whole genome shotgun sequence encodes these proteins:
- the LOC128629961 gene encoding fumarylacetoacetate hydrolase domain-containing protein 2-like yields the protein MTTEPALVTTEALKDVHNLGIRCLVNGDVVQDSNTSQLIFKTEKVVVWVSQFVTLYPGDVFLTGTPPGVGVFRKPPIFLKVSSVSSFLHCVGLFSIFQFCESL from the exons AGCCTGCTCTTGTTACCACAGAAGCACTGAAGG ACGTCCACAATCTGGGGATCCGGTGCCTGGTAAACGGTGATGTAGTTCAGGACAGCAACACCAGTCAGCTGATCTTTAAGACGGAGAAGGTGGTGGTGTGGGTCTCGCA GTTTGTGACTCTGTACCCAGGCGACGTGTTTCTAACAGGCACGCCTCCAGGAGTGGGCGTGTTCAGAAAGCCACCCATCTTTCTAAAGGTGAGCTCAGTTTCCAGTTTCTTACACTGCGTAGGCTTGTTCTCCATTTTCCAATTTTGTGAATCTCTATAA